The Carassius carassius chromosome 2, fCarCar2.1, whole genome shotgun sequence genome has a segment encoding these proteins:
- the LOC132106441 gene encoding nuclear factor of activated T-cells, cytoplasmic 3-like isoform X1, with amino-acid sequence MTTANCPGNEELDFRLIFGEDGQQPPLGPAAPDLILMSSTCTQTHRHTAADLETDENTSFYILNVGQPHSVVNQSHSLQRHGGPPPATSPSLQAHHKAYESCYELHDSKYTPTGVGRGGNGPPKAFECPSIQITSISPSCQQEMETNEDGMRANGQDGDYHDRPLSRDHLYLPLDHLYRDSSLSPSPCSSLSSRSWFSDASSCESISHVYDDVDSELNEAAARFTLSSPLTSPGCSPQTGPQEEVWQQQHHHHHTAFTHSLSHSHGHSLSPRQSPCHSPRTSITDENWLSPRSPSRPSSRPTSPCGKRRHSSADICYLGSLSPHHSPTATPGPSPRGSVTEDSWIGSPSMGVSSFQCCPSEADIPSKTRKTSQDCSGALQSGKSDLGMDDSGSVSPLLDSPAEEAMHGLKKDGSGEQFLSVPSHFTWNKPKQGHTPIFRASSLPPLDWPLPNQYGQYELKIEVHPKAHHRAHYETEGSRGAIKANSGGHPIVKLVGFSEKPVNLQMFIGTADDRYLRPHAFYQVHRITGKTVATASQEIIITSTKVLEIPLLPESNMSASIDCAGILKLRNSDIELRKGETDIGRKNTRVRVVFRVHIPQPNGKVVSLQAASIPVECSQRSAQELPQVEKASISSCPVSGGEEMTITGSNIFPESKVIFLEKGPDGRPQWEVEAKIIREKSQGSSIVVEVPPYHSKTVTSAVQVQFYVCNGKRKRSQSQRFTYLPVRVKQEHRDDLDSPAVPPMSMSLVHAASLVCAQPLSSPEHSHPPDGLLSSSPRGLAAGLHPLQAPCAPMGSPTLPHLPHLQAQGLKAPPECQMPFHSGPAATARPSYPPIQHNMPFNGQRSLPMTAGSPQAYERMPFQADPAGCHTLSMGMVYGPASSTPTSGVPSGPGSSPSHAACTGSNQVMAQPAPHLHSLGYHCPTPGQVPSPTHTLGQPSPQLQHPLVYHPAGQRSASCPTPPSAPAHMVSSPHSGPSSPQLHSLPYHSPTSPSPTSNSPLGPMALSGQPSPQATSPVLAGLSPSGPLVHPMTQQGERLNIKQEPEDREPTFRTIGLQDITLDDVNEIIGRDMSQAPEAHGGSPAAHSQS; translated from the exons CACCTGATCTGATATTGATGTCATcaacatgcacacagacacacagacacactgcagCAG atctAGAAACGGATGAAAACACATCATTTTACATCCTCAATGTGGGGCAACCTCATTCAGTGGTGAACCAATCGCACAGTCTCCAGCGGCATGGAGGCCCACCCCCAGCCACCTCCCCGTCCCTGCAGGCCCACCACAAGGCCTATGAGTCCTGCTATGAGCTCCATGACTCTAAATACACACCTACAGGAGTGGGCAGAGGAGGGAACGGCCCACCAAAGGCCTTTGAATGTCCCAGCATCCAGATTACTTCCATCTCCCCAAGCTGCCAGCAGGAGATGGAGACCAACGAGGATGGGATGAGAGCAAATGGTCAAGATGGAGACTACCACGACAGACCTCTGTCTCGAGACCACCTCTACCTGCCTCTAGATCACTTGTATCGTGATTCATCCCTGAGCCCTAGCCCATGTAGCAGCCTTTCCTCTCGTAGCTGGTTCTCAGACGCATCGTCCTGCGAATCCATCTCGCATGTATATGATGATGTAGATTCAGAGCTAAATGAAGCAGCAGCGCGTTTCACGCTGAGCTCGCCACTCACCTCGCCCGGCTGTTCTCCACAGACTGGACCACAGGAGGAAGTGTGGCAACAGCAGCATCATCACCATCACACGGCCTTCACTCACTCCCTTTCTCATTCGCATGGCCATTCTCTCTCGCCCCGCCAGTCGCCTTGCCACTCACCCCGTACCAGCATCACAGATGAGAACTGGCTAAGCCCTCGCTCACCCTCACGGCCCTCTTCACGTCCTACATCGCCCTGCGGAAAGAGACGCCACTCCAGCGCTGATATATGTTATTTGGGCTCTTTATCACCCCATCACTCCCCAACTGCCACGCCTGGCCCCTCGCCCAGGGGCAGCGTGACCGAAGACTCATGGATAGGAAGCCCGTCTATGGGAGTGTCCTCTTTCCAGTGTTGTCCCTCTGAGGCTGACATCCCCTCTAAGACAAGAAAGACATCCCAGGACTGTTCAGGAGCACTCCAGTCAGGAAAGAGTGACCTGGGCATGGATGACTCTGGGAGTGTATCTCCTTTGCTTGACTCACCTGCTGAAGAAGCCATGCACGGATTAAAGAAGGATGGATCTGGAGAGCAGTTTCTTTCTGTCCCATCTCATTTCACATGGAACAAACCCAAACAAGGACACACACCTATTTTCAG GGCATCATCCCTGCCTCCTCTGGACTGGCCATTACCGAATCAGTATGGGCAGTATGAGCTAAAGATCGAGGTTCACCCCAAAGCTCATCATCGAGCTCATTATGAGACTGAAGGCAGCCGAGGGGCCATCAAAGCCAATTCTGGGGGACACCCTATTGTCAAG CTCGTTGGCTTCAGTGAGAAGCCAGTGAACCTGCAGATGTTCATTGGGACAGCGGATGACCGTTATTTGAGGCCGCACGCATTCTACCAGGTTCACCGCATAACAGGAAAAACTGTCGCTACGGCAAGCCAGGAAATTATCATCACCAGCACGAAGGTTCTCGAGATTCCTCTCCTTCCTGAAAGCAATATGTCTGCCAG TATTGATTGTGCTGGAATCCTGAAGTTGAGGAACTCTGACATTGAGCTGAGGAAAGGAGAAACTGATATTGGACGGAAAAACACTCGGGTCCGTGTGGTGTTCCGGGTTCACATCCCACAACCCAATGGAAAAGTGGTCTCACTGCAGGCTGCTTCAATTCCAGTGGAGTGCT CACAGCGCTCAGCACAGGAGTTACCCCAGGTCGAGAAAGCCAGTATTAGCAGTTGCCCAGTGAGTGGAGGAGAGGAAATGACCATCACTGGTTCCAACATCTTCCCTGAGTCAAAGGTCATTTTTCTGGAGAAAGGTCCAG ACGGACGACCGCAGTGGGAGGTGGAGGCAAAGATCATAAGAGAGAAGAGTCAAGGA TCTAGCATCGTGGTGGAGGTGCCTCCTTATCACAGTAAGACGGTCACTTCAGCAGTGCAGGTGCAGTTCTATGTGTGCAATGGCAAACGGAAAAGGAGCCAGTCACAGCGCTTTACCTATCTGCCAG TACGGGTCAAGCAGGAACATCGAGATGATCTGGACTCCCCTGCTGTGCCACCCATGTCCATGTCTCTGGTCCATGCTGCCAGTTTGGTCTGTGCTCAGCCGCTGTCCTCCCCAGAGCACTCCCACCCACCAGACGGCCTTCTGTCCAGCTCGCCACGCGGCCTGGCTGCAGGCCTGCACCCTCTTCAGGCCCCCTGCGCCCCGATGGGCTCCCCAACTCTTCCCCACCTGCCTCACCTTCAGGCTCAAGGACTGAAAGCACCTCCTGAATGCCAGATGCCCTTCCACTCAGGCCCTGCTGCCACTGCCAGGCCATCTTACCCACCCATACAACACAACATGCCCTTCAACGGCCAACGCAGTCTTCCTATGACTGCGGGCTCCCCACAGGCATATGAGCGAATGCCCTTTCAGGCCGACCCGGCTGGGTGTCACACCCTAAGTATGGGGATGGTGTATGGCCCGGCTTCTTCAACACCCACCTCTGGAGTGCCTTCGGGGCCTGGCTCCAGCCCCAGCCATGCAGCCTGTACTGGTAGCAACCAGGTCATGGCCCAACCTGCCCCTCACCTTCACTCTCTAGGCTATCACTGCCCCACTCCAGGGCAGGTCCCATCACCCACCCACACACTGGGACAGCCGTCCCCACAGCTCCAGCATCCTCTGGTCTACCATCCAGCCGGCCAGCGGTCCGCTTCCTGTCCCACACCCCCCAGTGCTCCTGCTCATATGGTGTCATCTCCCCACTCTGGCCCCTCGTCCCCCCAGCTCCATTCCCTCCCCTACCACTCACCCACCTCCCCATCTCCTACATCCAATAGCCCCCTGGGGCCCATGGCACTCTCTGGACAGCCTTCTCCCCAGGCTACCAGCCCTGTCTTGGCTGGCCTGTCCCCTTCAGGTCCCTTGGTGCACCCTATGACCCAACAGGGAGAGAGGCTGAACATCAAGCAGGAGCCAGAGGATAGAGAGCCCACCTTCCGGACCATCGGCCTGCAAGATATTACGCTTGATGATG
- the LOC132106441 gene encoding nuclear factor of activated T-cells, cytoplasmic 3-like isoform X2, whose translation MTTANCPGNEELDFRLIFGEDGQQPPLGPADLETDENTSFYILNVGQPHSVVNQSHSLQRHGGPPPATSPSLQAHHKAYESCYELHDSKYTPTGVGRGGNGPPKAFECPSIQITSISPSCQQEMETNEDGMRANGQDGDYHDRPLSRDHLYLPLDHLYRDSSLSPSPCSSLSSRSWFSDASSCESISHVYDDVDSELNEAAARFTLSSPLTSPGCSPQTGPQEEVWQQQHHHHHTAFTHSLSHSHGHSLSPRQSPCHSPRTSITDENWLSPRSPSRPSSRPTSPCGKRRHSSADICYLGSLSPHHSPTATPGPSPRGSVTEDSWIGSPSMGVSSFQCCPSEADIPSKTRKTSQDCSGALQSGKSDLGMDDSGSVSPLLDSPAEEAMHGLKKDGSGEQFLSVPSHFTWNKPKQGHTPIFRASSLPPLDWPLPNQYGQYELKIEVHPKAHHRAHYETEGSRGAIKANSGGHPIVKLVGFSEKPVNLQMFIGTADDRYLRPHAFYQVHRITGKTVATASQEIIITSTKVLEIPLLPESNMSASIDCAGILKLRNSDIELRKGETDIGRKNTRVRVVFRVHIPQPNGKVVSLQAASIPVECSQRSAQELPQVEKASISSCPVSGGEEMTITGSNIFPESKVIFLEKGPDGRPQWEVEAKIIREKSQGSSIVVEVPPYHSKTVTSAVQVQFYVCNGKRKRSQSQRFTYLPVRVKQEHRDDLDSPAVPPMSMSLVHAASLVCAQPLSSPEHSHPPDGLLSSSPRGLAAGLHPLQAPCAPMGSPTLPHLPHLQAQGLKAPPECQMPFHSGPAATARPSYPPIQHNMPFNGQRSLPMTAGSPQAYERMPFQADPAGCHTLSMGMVYGPASSTPTSGVPSGPGSSPSHAACTGSNQVMAQPAPHLHSLGYHCPTPGQVPSPTHTLGQPSPQLQHPLVYHPAGQRSASCPTPPSAPAHMVSSPHSGPSSPQLHSLPYHSPTSPSPTSNSPLGPMALSGQPSPQATSPVLAGLSPSGPLVHPMTQQGERLNIKQEPEDREPTFRTIGLQDITLDDVNEIIGRDMSQAPEAHGGSPAAHSQS comes from the exons atctAGAAACGGATGAAAACACATCATTTTACATCCTCAATGTGGGGCAACCTCATTCAGTGGTGAACCAATCGCACAGTCTCCAGCGGCATGGAGGCCCACCCCCAGCCACCTCCCCGTCCCTGCAGGCCCACCACAAGGCCTATGAGTCCTGCTATGAGCTCCATGACTCTAAATACACACCTACAGGAGTGGGCAGAGGAGGGAACGGCCCACCAAAGGCCTTTGAATGTCCCAGCATCCAGATTACTTCCATCTCCCCAAGCTGCCAGCAGGAGATGGAGACCAACGAGGATGGGATGAGAGCAAATGGTCAAGATGGAGACTACCACGACAGACCTCTGTCTCGAGACCACCTCTACCTGCCTCTAGATCACTTGTATCGTGATTCATCCCTGAGCCCTAGCCCATGTAGCAGCCTTTCCTCTCGTAGCTGGTTCTCAGACGCATCGTCCTGCGAATCCATCTCGCATGTATATGATGATGTAGATTCAGAGCTAAATGAAGCAGCAGCGCGTTTCACGCTGAGCTCGCCACTCACCTCGCCCGGCTGTTCTCCACAGACTGGACCACAGGAGGAAGTGTGGCAACAGCAGCATCATCACCATCACACGGCCTTCACTCACTCCCTTTCTCATTCGCATGGCCATTCTCTCTCGCCCCGCCAGTCGCCTTGCCACTCACCCCGTACCAGCATCACAGATGAGAACTGGCTAAGCCCTCGCTCACCCTCACGGCCCTCTTCACGTCCTACATCGCCCTGCGGAAAGAGACGCCACTCCAGCGCTGATATATGTTATTTGGGCTCTTTATCACCCCATCACTCCCCAACTGCCACGCCTGGCCCCTCGCCCAGGGGCAGCGTGACCGAAGACTCATGGATAGGAAGCCCGTCTATGGGAGTGTCCTCTTTCCAGTGTTGTCCCTCTGAGGCTGACATCCCCTCTAAGACAAGAAAGACATCCCAGGACTGTTCAGGAGCACTCCAGTCAGGAAAGAGTGACCTGGGCATGGATGACTCTGGGAGTGTATCTCCTTTGCTTGACTCACCTGCTGAAGAAGCCATGCACGGATTAAAGAAGGATGGATCTGGAGAGCAGTTTCTTTCTGTCCCATCTCATTTCACATGGAACAAACCCAAACAAGGACACACACCTATTTTCAG GGCATCATCCCTGCCTCCTCTGGACTGGCCATTACCGAATCAGTATGGGCAGTATGAGCTAAAGATCGAGGTTCACCCCAAAGCTCATCATCGAGCTCATTATGAGACTGAAGGCAGCCGAGGGGCCATCAAAGCCAATTCTGGGGGACACCCTATTGTCAAG CTCGTTGGCTTCAGTGAGAAGCCAGTGAACCTGCAGATGTTCATTGGGACAGCGGATGACCGTTATTTGAGGCCGCACGCATTCTACCAGGTTCACCGCATAACAGGAAAAACTGTCGCTACGGCAAGCCAGGAAATTATCATCACCAGCACGAAGGTTCTCGAGATTCCTCTCCTTCCTGAAAGCAATATGTCTGCCAG TATTGATTGTGCTGGAATCCTGAAGTTGAGGAACTCTGACATTGAGCTGAGGAAAGGAGAAACTGATATTGGACGGAAAAACACTCGGGTCCGTGTGGTGTTCCGGGTTCACATCCCACAACCCAATGGAAAAGTGGTCTCACTGCAGGCTGCTTCAATTCCAGTGGAGTGCT CACAGCGCTCAGCACAGGAGTTACCCCAGGTCGAGAAAGCCAGTATTAGCAGTTGCCCAGTGAGTGGAGGAGAGGAAATGACCATCACTGGTTCCAACATCTTCCCTGAGTCAAAGGTCATTTTTCTGGAGAAAGGTCCAG ACGGACGACCGCAGTGGGAGGTGGAGGCAAAGATCATAAGAGAGAAGAGTCAAGGA TCTAGCATCGTGGTGGAGGTGCCTCCTTATCACAGTAAGACGGTCACTTCAGCAGTGCAGGTGCAGTTCTATGTGTGCAATGGCAAACGGAAAAGGAGCCAGTCACAGCGCTTTACCTATCTGCCAG TACGGGTCAAGCAGGAACATCGAGATGATCTGGACTCCCCTGCTGTGCCACCCATGTCCATGTCTCTGGTCCATGCTGCCAGTTTGGTCTGTGCTCAGCCGCTGTCCTCCCCAGAGCACTCCCACCCACCAGACGGCCTTCTGTCCAGCTCGCCACGCGGCCTGGCTGCAGGCCTGCACCCTCTTCAGGCCCCCTGCGCCCCGATGGGCTCCCCAACTCTTCCCCACCTGCCTCACCTTCAGGCTCAAGGACTGAAAGCACCTCCTGAATGCCAGATGCCCTTCCACTCAGGCCCTGCTGCCACTGCCAGGCCATCTTACCCACCCATACAACACAACATGCCCTTCAACGGCCAACGCAGTCTTCCTATGACTGCGGGCTCCCCACAGGCATATGAGCGAATGCCCTTTCAGGCCGACCCGGCTGGGTGTCACACCCTAAGTATGGGGATGGTGTATGGCCCGGCTTCTTCAACACCCACCTCTGGAGTGCCTTCGGGGCCTGGCTCCAGCCCCAGCCATGCAGCCTGTACTGGTAGCAACCAGGTCATGGCCCAACCTGCCCCTCACCTTCACTCTCTAGGCTATCACTGCCCCACTCCAGGGCAGGTCCCATCACCCACCCACACACTGGGACAGCCGTCCCCACAGCTCCAGCATCCTCTGGTCTACCATCCAGCCGGCCAGCGGTCCGCTTCCTGTCCCACACCCCCCAGTGCTCCTGCTCATATGGTGTCATCTCCCCACTCTGGCCCCTCGTCCCCCCAGCTCCATTCCCTCCCCTACCACTCACCCACCTCCCCATCTCCTACATCCAATAGCCCCCTGGGGCCCATGGCACTCTCTGGACAGCCTTCTCCCCAGGCTACCAGCCCTGTCTTGGCTGGCCTGTCCCCTTCAGGTCCCTTGGTGCACCCTATGACCCAACAGGGAGAGAGGCTGAACATCAAGCAGGAGCCAGAGGATAGAGAGCCCACCTTCCGGACCATCGGCCTGCAAGATATTACGCTTGATGATG